One Vicia villosa cultivar HV-30 ecotype Madison, WI linkage group LG5, Vvil1.0, whole genome shotgun sequence genomic window, AATTCTTCCTACTATTCTTAACTCCTCTCTTTGGCTTGTACTTCGCTGACGATGGACACATTAAAGCTGTGGATGGATGTATTAGTTGGCGAACCTTTTTCTTCAACACCCTCTGACCTACAATATCCAAAGTATTGAAATATCTCTTCAAGTTTCCACACTCTGCTTCTAAATCCCACTTTGTACCACTTTCATCATGACCGACCTCATGTTTTGCAATGTTCAATTTCGTTCAAAATACATGAATTGAGTTTAAATGAACAAGTTTGCCTAGTATTTGGAAACTGGCGAGCTGATACGCACACGATAACTCATGTGTTGTTCTAATGAAGCAACCACGTCTTTCTTGGCTTGAACCAATAAATCTTATCCTTTCTAGTTCCTTTTCAATGGGTTGTATACATTGTCTTGAGACAAAACCGTGCAAGTTGGCATAGAATGGAGTGTTATACCTATCTAAAATTtgaaaagcttatgccaaattTCCAGTATATCGGAAATTCCAAAATTTTCGGTAGATTTTGTTACTTctcgaaaatttcaaaaaatttcaaatatgTTTCTTTGATTTTCCATCACAAcaccgaaaatttcaaattttccaaTAAATCACCatcaaaaattttgaaaaacacGCACAACTTCCAATAAAAACGTCAAAATGAATACTGAAAATTTCGCCTGAGGGTATCACAAATTTTGGTTTTACTGCATGTCcatagtgaatttttttttaagaaatgtaatttttttaaaaaataaatattaacaagGGCATTTTTGTTAATACAAAAATATGAGGAGTACCATAAATAATTTTAAGGGTGGGAGGTTTAATTCTTTTGATTAATGTACTTCTCAAAACAGAAAGCCCAAGAAGAAGAAATAACAATTCCATGCAATTTGTTCCTATGAATCTCCCTGCAATATGGCTGCAAAAATATTATGTAAGCAACAATCGCTTTATTTAAACAGGATATGGATAGAAAAGCACCCAAACAAAGTAAACTAATATTCAACATAGATTCAAGATAATTGGATTTTTCACATGATACATATTCACTTGATAACCTTAAACTATAGTCAAATACAacaacaaaagcatttttttcaTTTCCCTTCAACTATAGTCAAATACAACATCATCAGCATCTTTCTTGAGAGTTGTCACATTCTATTGTGTCTGACATTGAGATAATGGTTCAATGTGAAAAACCTGAATTTAGCAATCAACAAAGTTATAATACCTTTCAATCTTCAGCTATGGTTTTAGGAGGCTTTATACGAATATCCAATTTGAGTTGTCCAAAACCAAAATGATCCGAAGGTATCAACAGAAAGTTAGTTGTAGGAGCACAACCATTGTTCTCTTGAATGGTCTTCGTAGTAGATTGCAATATTAATGTGCTCCCCTGAGACCTAGCCAAGACATCATAATGAATATCCATTTTCAAATTGGGGCCAAGGCAACTAACCTGGACTATATTTCCCAGATCCACGAGGTAATTGTGAACAATAAACAGTCTTGCATCATTTTGATCTACAAGAACAATTTCTTTCTGGCGAGTATTTAACGAGACGGATATAAATTTGTCATATGTAAACTGTATTCCAAAGCCTACATGTCTATGGCTGAAGTGGAGAGCTAACTCTTTGGATGATGCAAGAAAGTTGCAACCTGTATGTGGACACTTACATGGTATATATACACAGTCCTTCTCGTGGCTACTTTTCAAATTGCAACTAAACATTTCTTTGCAGCCGTATTTTGCATTCGGGCATGATATTTTAATCGATTCCAACAACTTCTCCACAGCACGGCAACGATTGTACCCAATAGGCATTAAGCACAAGGGACATTTGTTCCTAAGTTCCCCACAACATTTAGAGCAAGCAATATGCCCATTCTCACACTGATTGTCATTTATTCACAAAGAAAGTTATCAAATTAGATCTTTCATTACACGGAAGAACAAACAAAACAGTTAAAGTACCTCTTAGAGGCTTGCATGTTTAAGTTGCTGAGATAGAAAATTAAAGAAACATACAACAAACCATGTGAACATCAACTTTGAGCACAAGGAATGCATAAAGTACATAATTTAGTAAGTTTTGAAGACAAAGGTCGTCTTACAACAAATCCGTCTACAGTTACACATCAGTAAAAACAGTTTATTTACAAGAAAACATCCAGCAAATAAGAGTTAAAGGCAAATAAGAGTTAAAGGCAAATATGTCCTCATTCCTCAATTCTTTTAAGAGTTTATCGCAGAACATCATTTATATGGTTAGGAGACCCTTAATTATTTACCTATACCCTCCAtgacaaagttttgttttttggtTAAAATTGAGGTGTAAGACTGCCACAGAAATTCATTCAACTGTAACAATGAAGAACTTTGCTTTCGATGTTTATAAGCTTCAAAGTTGTTACTTTTGAACCCTCAATATACAAAATGAAGAGAAACCTGTCTATAACAAATACCCCTGCTAACAAATTAACCCTCGCTCACCAACATTTCAAGCATAACAAATCACTCTATTAAGCTCATCACAAAAGTGCAAACAAAGCATTGAAAAGGTCACAAGCATGGCCTTTTACCGGGGAGTCCAAGACACCAAAAAGACCCACATCCAATAAACTTTCTACTGTAAAATCACACCAGTGAACCTGCCATAACAATTTATCCTGGATTCTTGATGCATTGGGTTAGGGTCCATGGACTGGTTGTGTTATAGTAGTGGAATTCATCAATGTGCAATTTCTCAATTCCCTTTCAAAAGGGAACTTTTTCACCTTCATCTTAACTCACAATAGAATTACTACCCTAAATCATTACAGCTAAAAACCACTTTTTTAGGGTTCCAAATTCCAAAAAAGTAGAAACCCAACTGAAATTTCAAGCTTTTAAAATCTCAATCTAACAACAATCCTTGCACATCATCAATGATCAGTTCACAAAATTCATACACAAATAGCAATCacaacaagaagaaaaaaaaatgcaaaattcagAGTCAAAAGAAAAAGGGGCTAAAATTTGGAAACTGACCTGGAATATAGGAATCGTCAAAGGCTCAGAGCAAATGAAGCAATCAAGAACATCAGGGTCAGAAATGATGGCACATACGTTCTTACCCAAATCGCTATTTTGTTCTACGTTGGATCCAGATGTTCCTTCGTTTTCTAGGGTTCCAATTGGGGGATTTTCCATTTCGAACCCTGCTTGTGGTTgtggattttcttcttctcttgtaGATGATGTTTCTTCTCCGTCGTCTACCCTTCGGCGCTTCTGGTTGGGGTTGCTAGGTCCTTCACCGTCGTCGCATCCACCGACCGAGAATGTCACCATCACtgtgttcttcttcttgaatatCAAACATTCATTTATAGGAAAACTGCTCTGGTTTTAACATAAAAAGATGCTTCTGATTTTTTATGCAGTAAATTCAAGACAACTTTAGTACTTATATTAATTGTTTATTTCCATATTATTTATtggttttcttatttttttatattttattttttgataatgttttgttttgttttcttagaCAAAAGTTGGTGGAAAAATAATTGACTGTACGGACCTTCATGGTATGTTATTAAGATAATTTAAATAGTATATTAAATGTTTGcacaaatgaagaaaaataaaaggacaTGATGgttgagttttttatttttgttttgaaagttaattttaaacataaaatatgtttattGATAGTAAAAAATTCTTTTCGGATTTTAATCCAACACATTAATttaaatttcacttttttttttaaatatgactATTCTTTTAACGAACTAATAATTCATGATAATAATTAAAGGGTTTaatggtgatgcactgacagtgtaaaaaagtcatctcagtaatttaaaaataacagtatGATTTGGTAGGATACATGATCGTGATTGGTTGaaagtgtaaaacttttttgcactgtcagtgcatcaccccttttctcataaTTAAAtaagacttttaaaaataaactcgTCTCTAGACTTTTgctaataaaacaaatatttgtatAAGTTCAAAATCATTAATCTTTCTTATAAAATtacaaattcaattaaaaatctcaTATCATTCCCACGAGCACATGGCAACATCCTATCACGGTCATTTCATATCTTCAAATTCTTTGTACCTAATATGTTATTTGTAAGGGGTCAATCTTCCATCATCTATATCAAATTAAACAAAACATATAGTACGGTATTATAAAATAGAGGGTTAAAAGACATttgcccccctgccatataggcgagattcggtttatccccctattaatatattttttttggattgcccccttgaaatatgaaaagctctatgatttacccccctaggacccccctgtaaacttgtttttttgatttacccccctggtttttcactgttttttacacgcttaaggggtaccctaaaaatacaggggggtaatccaaaaaaaaaatttaatagggggtaaaccgaatctcgcctatatggcaggggaaaaatgtctattaaccctaaaatagaCCATACAAAATATAATTGCTTAAGCGAAATCAAATCCACAAAATTCTTATTCTACaatcatatttatatgagaatatgtaTGCTCCTAAATCTAAATGATCCGGATATAATCAGTCCGCCACAAAGGCACCACACAGAATTCATCTCATATCAATGAGGAAAATAACCCGCCACAAAGGCAATTCGCCACTAAGGCAAATAATGCATATGTCATGGAATTGATGATGCCAATGCAAATCCCACCACTTAGGCAAATTCTGTCAGTTagacaatcatacaaccatatAATATCATATAATATCACATCATCAAGTACATCATCTTAAAATTTACATAATCACCCATTTTCAATCGTAATCACAACcgcacaaataataataataattagaacCAAACAAAGGTTCATCCACATCACATACTCATACTCAAACACACAATATATATAAAACTagtagttatattttttttaacaggATTAAATTTATGGAACAAAACTATAATTCCATTCTTTTTTTCCCTTCAAAACAATTATGTCCACAACGTTACAGAACAATTATGTTCAAGATGGTTTAGCCTAGAGTTAGAAATAGAATCGGCATAGATGGTTGACCTATTGGGATCCACAACATGACCACAAGCTTTGGCATATCCGGAGAAAATGGTATCAAAGCCACCACGGAAGCCATGTTACCCTTGCAAAACACCATTACATCATCAGCATAAAGGCAATGGGAAGGAGCCGTCATGCCTCTAACACCCTTGATAAGCTTCAAATTTTTTTGAAGAACAAAATTAGTGATACTTCTACTAATCACATCCTCAACAATGCAAAAGATAAGTAGGGACAAGGGGTCACCTTGTCTCACCCATCTCCCACAATAAAAAAACCAGAAGCCTTTTCATTGAAGGAGAAAGACATGTTGGCTAAGGAAAGAATGGTCCTTATCCAACAGTAAAAGATGCTACTGAAACAAACTTCTCAAGGATGTGTAACAAAAAATTCCAATCAATAGAATCAAAAACTTTAGTTATATCAACTTTCAAAGCAAGGTTTGAGCCAAAACATTTCTTGTGCATCAAGTTAATGGCTTTTGAAGTAAGGCCAATGCAATCCATGATGCATCTTCCATGGACAAAAAATGCTTGCTCCTTAGAATTGATGAGAAGCATGATAGAAGCCAACATGTCTGCAAGCACCatagaaataattttaaatttgaaattttctagTGCTATAGGTCTAAATATTTATATTCAACCAGCATGACTGGATTTTGGCAGAAGGATGATGTAGCTGAAGTTGAAATTAGGCAAGATCCAGTTGGTGTGGAAGAAATTGTTGACTGCACCAATGACATCATGGCTAATGATATCCCattaattttgtaaaaagaaAACCCCAAAACCATTTGTCCCAAGAGCACCATCTTTTTTTAGGTTGAAAACTACATCTTTGATCTATCTGGCATTAGGAGGCTTAACAAGCATATTGTTGATATCCTCAGTGACAAGAAAGGAATACAATCATCAACTAAAGCTTGATCACTAAGAATGGTGTTGGACTCGAAGAAAAGCTCTTGAAAATAATTGACTACATGATATTTTAAAGTGCCTTGATCAAAATTAAATGTCCAATCAATTTTTATAGCAGAGATAAATTTAATATCATGATTGGTTTTGGTCACCCTATGGAAAAAATGGGTGTCTCTATCTCCATCCAACCATGTGCCATTTTAACTTGGCTTTTTCCTGCCAAAATAGGTTCTCAACAAATAGGGCATTATCCGAGGAGCCAAGAGAAGCCTTCTCTTGATAGCACATCAAGAGAAGAAAGGCCTTTTACTTGAATTCTTTAATGAATGATATCCAGGAACTCTTCAACTTGTTTGACTTTATCGGGAAGAATACCAATACAAATTTTATTCCAAGCATTAAGGATACCCCTTAGCCTCTTGACCTTTTCAAATAAAACCATCATGGGGCAACCACCAATGTTAACATCCCAGGAATTTTTATCACTTCAACACATATACAGTGTGTTGACCAAACTTTGAGGAATCTTAATTGAGAGGTAAAATTGACATCAAAGGTACCAAATTCCAGCTTGAAAGGATAATGATCTGATCAAAGAAGGAGAAccaatctgaaggatagaaaaacacttagaaagggggggattgaataagtgtgactttaaaacttggacaataaaaataaaatgcacaattatttttatcctggttcgctgttaacgaagctactccagtccacccccgcagagatgatttacctcaactgaggatttaatccactaatcgcacggattacaatggttctccacttagccgcaactaagtcttccagagtcttctgatcacaacttgatcactccaggaacaactgcttagttcactcctaagac contains:
- the LOC131603100 gene encoding E3 ubiquitin-protein ligase SINA-like 10, whose translation is MVTFSVGGCDDGEGPSNPNQKRRRVDDGEETSSTREEENPQPQAGFEMENPPIGTLENEGTSGSNVEQNSDLGKNVCAIISDPDVLDCFICSEPLTIPIFQCENGHIACSKCCGELRNKCPLCLMPIGYNRCRAVEKLLESIKISCPNAKYGCKEMFSCNLKSSHEKDCVYIPCKCPHTGCNFLASSKELALHFSHRHVGFGIQFTYDKFISVSLNTRQKEIVLVDQNDARLFIVHNYLVDLGNIVQVSCLGPNLKMDIHYDVLARSQGSTLILQSTTKTIQENNGCAPTTNFLLIPSDHFGFGQLKLDIRIKPPKTIAED